Proteins encoded in a region of the Panicum hallii strain FIL2 chromosome 3, PHallii_v3.1, whole genome shotgun sequence genome:
- the LOC112888097 gene encoding putative leucine-rich repeat receptor-like serine/threonine-protein kinase At2g19230 isoform X2, producing MTMPKRMVAVSWSMLLCLAAAAAVLKARAQLDSIGFISIDCGLPGTANSVDDATKLSYAPDAAFTDAGSNHNISVEYITPTLAKRYLNVRSFPDGARSCYMLRSLVPGLKYTLRAEFKYGNYDGLNRPPVFDLYAGVNFWSRVNASSQKVVVLEAIVVVPDDYVHVCLVNTGSGTPFISALELRPLKSSLYPQVNATQGLVLLSRRNCGPTDDADIVRYPDDPHDRVWLPFVNTARWEAISTSNKVRNLDDSEFAAPSKVMQTAITPRNASGRIEFFWLSEPQPGDPTPGYIVILHFSELQLLAGNAVRQQHLVLNDDLRFWSDYTPPYLLSDTIYSMKPLPRFSRYNFSINATANSTMPPIINAGEIFFVFSTANVGTDYSDVSAITAIKAKYRVKKNWAGDPCVPNNLTWDGLTCSYANSNPSRITRINMSFSGLDGDISSSFANLKAIQYLDLSYNNLTGSIPDALSQLPSLLVLDLTNNQLSGSIPPSLLKRIQDGSLNIQYGNNPNLCTNAASCKPAKGRNKLAVYVAVPVVLVVVIVSAVLVFPFLIRKKQGSTSTNITMRPQIETMMSYAPATLPPGDAHTQSSLHLENRKFTYKELEMITNNFQRVLGRGGFGEVYNGFLEDGTQVAIKLRSQFSNQGVKEFLIEAQILTRIHHKNLVSMIGYCKDGQYMALVYEYMSEGTLQEQIAGMPYAEMAATENS from the exons ATGACAATGCCGAAAAGAATGGTGGCAGTTTCGTGGTCGATGCTtctctgcctcgccgccgccgccgccgtactCAAAGCTCGTGCACAGCTCGACAGCATCG GTTTCATCAGCATAGACTGCGGCCTGCCGGGGACGGCGAACTCCGTGGACGACGCCACCAAGCTGTCCTACGCCCCGGACGCCGCCTTCACCGACGCCGGCTCCAACCACAACATCTCGGTCGAGTACATCACGCCGACGCTCGCCAAGCGCTACCTCAACGTGCGCAGCTTCCCCGACGGCGCGCGCAGCTGCTACATGCTCCGGTCCCTCGTGCCCGGCCTCAAGTACACCCTCCGCGCAGAGTTCAAGTACGGCAACTACGACGGCCTCAACCGGCCGCCCGTCTTCGACCTCTACGCCGGCGTCAACTTCTGGAGCAGGGTGAACGCCTCGAGCCAGAAGGTGGTGGTACTGGAGGCCATCGTCGTGGTGCCGGACGATTACGTGCATGTTTGTCTGGTGAACACCGGCTCCGGAACGCCGTTCATCTCGGCGCTGGAGCTGAGGCCGCTCAAGAGCTCGCTCTACCCGCAAGTGAACGCGACGCAGGGCCTGGTCCTGCTCTCCCGGCGCAACTGCGGGCCGACGGATGATGCGGACATTGTCAG GTACCCTGACGATCCACACGACAGAGTTTGGCTCCCTTTCGTCAACACCGCCAGGTGGGAGGCGATATCGACGAGCAACAAGGTGCGGAACCTAGACGACAGCGAATTCGCGGCGCCGTCCAAGGTGATGCAGACAGCGATCACTCCGCGCAACGCCTCCGGCAGGATCGAGTTCTTCTGGCTATCCGAGCCGCAGCCCGGGGACCCGACGCCGGGGTACATCGTCATCCTGCACTTCTCCGAGCTGCAGCTCCTCGCCGGCAACGCCGTGCGGCAGCAGCACCTCGTCCTCAACGACGACCTGCGGTTCTGGAGCGATTACACGCCGCCATACCTCCTCTCGGACACCATCTACAGCATGAAGCCCCTGCCCCGCTTCTCGCGGTACAACTTCTCCATCAACGCCACAGCCAACTCGACGATGCCGCCGATCATCAACGCCGGCGAGATCTTTTTCGTCTTCTCCACCGCCAACGTCGGCACGGACTACTCGGACG TTTCTGCCATCACGGCGATCAAGGCCAAGTATCGGGTGAAGAAGAACTGGGCGGGTGACCCCTGCGTTCCGAATAATCTTACATGGGACGGTTTGACATGCAGCTACGCCAATTCCAATCCTTCGAGAATCACCAGGAT AAACATGTCCTTTAGCGGTCTGGATGGCGATATATCATCTTCTTTCGCAAATCTCAAGGCCATCCAATATTT GGACCTATCATACAACAACCTGACTGGCTCCATTCCTGATGCCCTCTCACAATTACCATCACTATTAGTTCT AGATTTAACAAACAACCAGCTGAGTGGATCAATTCCCCCTAGTCTTCTCAAGAGAATTCAAGATGGTTCCCTTAATATACA ATATGGCAATAACCCAAATCTTTGCACCAACGCCGCTTCATGTAAGCCGGCAAAGGGGAGGAACAAGCTTGCAGTCTACGTTGCTGTCCCTGTTGTTCTAGTTGTGGTGATAGTATCAGCGGTGCTAGTCTTTCCATTCCTGATACGAAAAAAACAAG GATCGACATCGACGAACATCACCATGAGGCCTCAAATCGAGACAATGATGAGCTACGCACCAGCGACACTGCCACCAGGTGACGCGCACACGCAGAGCTCCTTGCACCTTGAGAACCGCAAGTTCACATATAAGGAGCTAGAAATGATCACGAATAACTTCCAACGCGTGCTTGGCCGAGGAGGGTTCGGTGAAGTATACAATGGCTTCTTGGAGGATGGCACTCAGGTGGCAATCAAGCTGCGGTCTCAGTTTTCCAATCAAGGTGTCAAGGAGTTCCTCATAGAG
- the LOC112888099 gene encoding putative dual specificity protein phosphatase DSP8, whose product MRIRELRDGLEVEEDERAEEASGGEVVAVVRLKAKRALVGAGARFLFYPTLLYNVVRNRFEAEFRWWDRVDQYVLLGAVPFPSDVPRLKQLGVRGVVTLNEPYETLVPTSLYQSHGINHLEIPTRDYLFAPSLEHICQAVDFIHRNEMQGGSTYVHCKAGRGRSTTIVLCFLIKYRNMTPEAALDHARSVRPRVLLAPAQWEAVKTFSTLNATHDTRCLSIQSSKPTCPALSYEESSEHFGTLTSRCLSIQSSDEDSSVTSDEESSEASVTDPEIDGYATTEFDSEHFVLPRCRSMLSRPTSPTGCSDLVFITEADLEGYESFTDVGEDDVEDGVEVVVRHKPIMRKLSCFLGSLKLTSNCEPPPSRLTEVRAC is encoded by the exons ATGAGGATTCGGGAGCTCCGGGATGggctggaggtggaggaggacgaGCGGGCCGaggaggcgagcggcggcgaggtcgtcgCGGTTGTGCGGCTGAAGGCGAAGCGCGCGctcgtcggcgccggcgcgaGGTTCCTGTTCTACCCGACGCTGCTCTACAACGTCGTCCGCAACCGGTTTGAGGCCGAGTTCCGCTGGTGGGATCGCGTCGACCAG TatgttttgctaggtgctgttCCGTTCCCTAGCGATGTTCCTCGCCTGAAGCAACTTGGAGTTAGAGGAGTTGTCACATTGAATGAACCCTATGAAACTCTGGTTCCAACATCCCTATACCAG TCTCATGGTATCAATCATCTTGAAATTCCCACAAGGGACTACCTGTTCGCCCCCTCTCTAGAGCATATTTGTCAGGCAGTGGATTTTATCCATC GGAATGAAATGCAAGGTGGTAGCACATATGTCCACTGTAAGGCTGGAAGGGGACGAAGCACCACTATTGTTTTGTGCTTTCTG ATCAAGTACAGGAATATGACTCCTGAAGCAGCTTTGGATCATGCACGATCTGTGAGGCCCAGAGTGCTTTTAGCGCCAGCACAATGGGAG GCTGTTAAAACGTTCAGCACACTGAACGCCACTCACGACACCAGATGCCTTTCGATTCAGAGCTCAAAACCAACCTGCCCAGCACTATCTTATGAAGAATCCAGTGAACACTTTGGCACGCTGACCAGCAGATGCCTTTCCATACAGAGCTCAGATGAAGACTCCTCAGTAACATCTGATGAAGAATCTAGTGAAGCATCCGTCACAGACCCTGAAATTGATGGCTACGCCACCACCGAGTTTGACAGCGAGCATTTTGTTTTGCCTCGCTGCCGGAGTATGCTGTCCAGGCCGACAAGCCCCACCGGGTGCAGTGACTTAGTCTTCATAACTGAAGCAGATCTCGAGGGCTACGAGTCCTTCACTGATGTTGGGGAGGATGATGTTGAAGACGGAGTGGAAGTAGTAGTCCGCCACAAGCCCATCATGAGGAAGCTCTCCTGCTTCCTTGGGTCCTTGAAGCTCACAAGCAACTGCGAACCCCCACCGAGTCGTTTGACTGAGGTTCGAGCCTGCTAG
- the LOC112888100 gene encoding uncharacterized protein LOC112888100 encodes MSFRLGGEEGDEELFEAASAGSGGGDSDADEGDHFQDGGRDQRAFVPQPLRRMNSDSIYDMTSMMSQLPPKKGLSRYYEGKSQSFACMSEVRCLEDLRKKDNPYKQKVKSCKSYVALGGMAKKPSSGSCANLSISAGNGFRTPPIQNGYHQ; translated from the exons ATGAGCTTCAGGCTCGGGGGCGAGGAGGGGGACGAGGAGCTGTTCGAGGCGGCGTcggccggctccggcggcggcgactccGACGCCGACGAGGGGGACCACTTCCAGGACGGCGGGCGCGACCAGCGCGCGTTCGTGCCGCAGCCGCTGCGGAGGATGAACTCGGACAGCATCTACGACATGACGTCCATGATGTCGCAGCTCCCGCCCAA GAAGGGCCTGTCTCGGTACTACGAGGGTAAGTCCCAGTCGTTCGCGTGCATGTCGGAGGTGCGCTGCCTGGAGGACCTGCGCAAGAAGGACAACCCCTACAAGCAGAAGGTCAAATCGTGCAAGAGCTACGTCGCGCTGGGAGGGATGGCCAAGAAGCCCTCCTCGGGCTCCTGCGCCAACCTCAGCATCTCGGCAGGCAACGGCTTCAGGACGCCGCCGATTCAGAACGGGTACCATCAGTAG
- the LOC112886165 gene encoding profilin-A-like, producing MSWQTYVDEHLMCESEGHHLTSAAIVGHDGTVWAQSAAFPQFKPEEMANIMKDFDEPGHLAPTGLFLGPTKYMVIQGEPGAVIRGKKGSGGITVKKTGQALIIGIYDEPMTPGQCNLVVERLGDYLIEQGM from the exons ATGTCGTGGCAGACGTACGTGGACGAGCACCTGATGTGCGAGAGCGAGGGCCACCACCTCACCTCCGCGGCGATCGTCGGCCACGACGGCACCGTCTGGGCTCAGAGCGCCGCGTTCCCGCAG TTCAAGCCCGAGGAGATGGCCAACATCATGAAGGATTTCGATGAGCCGGGGCACCTCGCCCCGACCGGCCTGTTCCTTGGACCCACGAAATACATGGTCATCCAAGGCGAACCTGGCGCTGTCATCCGTGGCAAGAAG GGATCTGGCGGCATCACGGTGAAGAAGACTGGGCAGGCACTCATCATTGGCATCTACGACGAACCGATGACTCCCGGGCAGTGCAACCTGGTGGTGGAGAGGCTCGGCGACTACTTGATTGAACAAGGCATGTAG
- the LOC112887223 gene encoding 60S ribosomal protein L8-like, protein MGRVIRAQRKGAAGSVFKSHTHHRKGPARFRALDFGERSGYLKGLVTDIVHDPGRGAPLARVTFRHPFRHGQQKELFIAAEGMYTGQPIYCGRRANLSIGNVLPVGTLPEGTVICNVEGRVGDRGALARCSGDYAIVISHNTDNGTARVKLPSGAKKLLQSNCRAMVGQVAGGGRTEKPLLKAGNAYHKFRVKRNCWPRVRGVAMNPVDHPHGGGNHQHIGHASTVRRDAPPGAKAGHIAARRTGRRRGQAAVAAGKSML, encoded by the exons atgggccGTGTCATCCGCGCGCAGCGCAAGGGCGCGGCGGGGTCCGTGTTCAAGTCCCACACCCACCACCGCAAGGGCCCCGCCCGCTTCCGCGCGCTCGACTTCGGCGAGCGCAGCGGCTACCTCAAGGGCCTCGTCACCGACATCGTGCACGACCCCGGCCGCGGCGCCCCGCTCGCCCGCGTCACCTTCCGCCACCCCTTCCGCCACGGGCAGCAGAAGGAGCTCTTCATCGCCGCCGAGGGCATGTACACCGGCCAGCCCATCTACTGCGGCCGCCGCGCCAACCTCAGCATCGGCAACGTCCTCCCGGTCGGGACGCTCCCGGAGGGGACCGTCATCTGCAACGTCGAGGGCCGCGTCGGCGACCGCGGCGCCCTCGCGCGCTGCTCCGGCGACTACGCCATCGTCATCAGCCACAACACGGACAACGGCACCGCCAG AGTGAAGCTCCCGTCCGGCGCCAAGAAGCTGCTGCAGAGCAACTGCCGCGCGATGGTCGGgcaggtcgccggcggcggcaggacgGAGAAGCCGCTGCTCAAGGCCGGCAACGCCTACCACAAGTTCCGCGTGAAGAGGAACTGCTGGCCCAGGGTGCGCGGCGTGGCCATGAACCCCGTGGACCACCCCCACGGAGGAGGCAACCACCAGCACATTGGCCACGCCTCCACCGTCCGCCGCGACGCTCCGCCCGGTGCCAAGGCCGGCCATATCGCGGCGCGGAGGACAGGAAGGCGCAGGGGCCAAGCCGCCGTGGCCGCCGGCAAATCAATGTTATGA